From Bacteroides uniformis:
TGGTGTACCATTTCTGATACTTCATTTCCGCACGTCCTTTATAACCATTCCAATAGGACTCCGAACCGGCAGACGAAGCATAATATTGTTGCTTCATGTCATTGTAATGCAATGAGTAACTTAATGTTGTATTCAACAAATGCTTTTCTGTCTGCAAAATATTCAGTTTAGCCTCAGCCGTACCCAACAAATACATACGCTGGCCGTTGTTATCTCTCAAAGCAAGCTCCGCAACCGGATTGGTTGCACCCGTAGGAGAAGTAGGCTGATAATACGAACCGTCTGCATTATATACCGGCATTGTAGGATTCATTGTGAGTGCCCTATCGAAGAAACCATCATTTCCCCAGGTTTCATTTACACGACGTGCACTCAACGAACCGTTGAATTGTAAGCGATTCTCCAGTACACGCTGTTCCATAGAAAAACGACCTCCAAATTCTTCACGACCACTCACGATGTCAAGTCCATTGGCACTTTTGTAATTGAAGGAAGCACCATAGAAACCATTCTTTGTGCTACCATCAATAGATATATATTGGTTTGTGTCGTATGCTACATCACGAGTAATCAGTCCATACCAGTCAGTGTCGGCTCCATAGTCTGTACCTCGTCTCGAACGACGGAATTCATCAGCCGACAGAATATCCGGAGAGGGCTTGGCTACATTAAAAGCGATGTAACTGTCATATGTGACTACCGTTTTTCCAGCTTCACCCGAGCCACGTTTCGTTGTAACTAAAATCACACCATTAGCACCTCGCGTTCCGTAAATAGCAGCTGAACCCGCATCTTTCAATACCGTAATAGATTCAATATCCTGTGCAGCGATGTTACGGATATCGCCACCTGCCACACCATCTATGACAATCAAAGGACTATTACTTGCAGAAACAGATGTTGCACCACGTACTTGTAATGAAGAACTGGAGTTAGGATTGGCAGCTGCCTGCGTATTGACATTCAAGCCCGCGACTTTTCCCGATACCATTTCCATCGGGTTATTCATAGCCCCCAAATTAAAATTTTTCTTATCCACTTGTACAATGGAACTGGAAACTTCTTTTTTACTCAATGAACCGTAACCCACTACTACAACTTCTTCCAACACCTGCTGGTCATCATGCAAGACAACATCAATCTTGTTTCTACCGGATACGTTCAGTTCCTGCGTTTGGTAACCTACATAAGAAAAAATAAGTATTGCATCAGGATTGACATTCAATAACACATAGTTACCGTCAATGTCAGTTATCACCCCCGAAGTTGTACCCTTTACCAATACACTTGCACCGATAAGACCTTCACCCGTTGCATCGGTCACCTTTCCTTGTACCTGAAGTTGTTGCGCAACAGCAACACCAGTCATCATAAGAAAACCCAGTAAAAGGATCATGCGCTTTTTAAGGCATCTCTTTAGACTTTTCTTTTTCATCTTATTAGAAATTAGTTAAACAATAAATAGATTGATGCAAATGTATTATCAAAACAAACGCACGATTTGGGCTGAGATAAAAATCTAAAGTCCTGCAACAGGCAATCAACTATAATACAACGCATTACAAAAATGCTATTGCTACTAATTTCTAAATCATTTCTAAACTTTTTAAGGCAGAAGAAAGCCTCAAAAGGAGGATAAAATCAAAAAGAAGTTATTTTCATCACTCGTTCTTCAAAGTCCTCTTTACAAAGAGACTTGTTTTTTAGCTTGGAACGATAAGTATAGATGGTAGTTATGGAATAACGCAAAAATTCTGCAATACGCGCACTGTCTGTAATACCTAAACGAATCAGTGCAAATATGCGCAGTTCGGTAACAAGCAATTCTTCATTTTTAGGATGCAATTGTTCTTCAACTGGCAACAAACGATTAAATTCTTCTACAAAGTTAGGGAATATCTTAAGAAAAGATACATCGAAATTGTGATAGAACTCTTTCAACTCTTGATTTATGAAACGGTCGGACTTCAATGTACGATATAACTCCTCAAGTTTACCGGCAGCAGCCTGCTTGTTCAATATGCGGCGATATTCTTCCATCTTACTTATATAAGAGGAACTTAAACTGAGGAAACGTCCCAAATACTCTTCCTTAATATGATTGGCTTCCGTAAGAGTCTGATTAGTATGCAATAATCGTTCATTAGCCTCATGTTGAGACTTGTTCAGCTTCTTCAATTCACTATTCAATATACTCAATTGGGAATTGGCAGCAACAACTTTTTTACGGGCATAAGACAATTTTTTCATTTGCCATAGCACACACAGTACTGTCAATAGAAGGAAAACAGAAAGGATACATATGCCTGTAATAAACATTCTCTGCCGCTGTTGCTGTATTTCCTTTTCTTGCTGATAAGCACGATCTATGAGCGGAAGCATCTTGGAATTCTGCGAACTACGCAACCGAGTAGTATAATAATTAGCATCTTCCATACTAATCTTGATATAGTGATTAGCACGTTCCAAATCGCCCATTCCATAAAGTAATTCCGCTAATGCGCACAAAGAATAATTTTCTTTCACCACTGCCCTAATGTCAGCAATGGCACTGCTAATACGTGCTTCCATTTCTTTCTGCTTGTTCCCCACGACATGATAAGCAAAAGCCAGAATTGAAGTAGCTACTGCATACTCACGCGTATTGGATTTCAACCGAGGTAAAAAATTCTTCAATAAACATATAGCCTCCTGACTTTTTCCCTGGTCAATGAGCTGAGGTGCATGCACGACTACATATCTATAAGTATCTTCCGGTACTAGGCTGATTATAGAATCCCTATACAAATTTGCTATCCGAAGATAATTGTTCACGTAGTTCCGATCAGTGGCGTACTCTGCCTGATAGAGATATAGGTTTTCAAAACATACATAATAGTCCACTATATTTTCACCCTCCAACGTGTTACGAGGAAGCGATTTCAGCAATTCCATTGCTTCAACAAAAAGGCCCGAAGTATTTAGAATATGTACTTTATTTAATATAGAACTATTTATCCATTGCCTATTATTTAGCCGTGTGGCAATAAGAATATTTTCATTTATATAATGTAATGCAGAATCACTAATATAAGAATTATATTCGGCAAAAAGACGATTTTGTATCAGATAACGCTCCATGTCAGTAAGCCTCCCTTGCTTCAACTCATCCTTTATCAAAGAAATATACCGTTCTTTTTCTTCCTCGTATTGTCTACGCATCACGATAGTCTTATCCAGAACAGACAAAAGGCTATCTATTGCAGATGCATACATACCAAGCGAACATGGCAACAGCATTATTATTAAAATCAAGATACGCATCATAGGTTAACATTGTGACATAACTTCGCAAAGTTACAATTTTCTTCTGTTATGAAAATACGATTTTAGTATTTTCTTTGGCATTATAAGTCGTACATCATAGGGATTATACATCTACCGAAATTCATATTTCCTCTACTTCGGATAGCTTTTAAAGCTTTTATGGCAGTTTTCAAACCTCCTTCTGCCTAATAATGGCTAACATTGCAACCGAAACCAAAGGTTGACATCAACATGAGAAAGACATTATTATTTTTATACCTTTTATCTCTCGGCAGTATTGCCGCATACGGTCAGACACGTCTGACCCAAGACCCCAAACTGGAACGACAACTCCACGAAAGCGGACTGATACATCAACCCCTCCCCCTGGATATTGAAAACTCTTTCGAAACCAACGGATGGAAAAAGGAGGTCTTGCAAAGCGCTCCTCTCACCCGCTCGGCAGGTACAGAGGGATGGAGTCATTCCGGCGCAGGAAGCATGTCCTTCAGTACGGAAAAGACCGTTTCCGGCAAAGGCAGCATCAAACTGCAATTCTCCACATTCACCGGGAAAAGGGCGACCGGCTCTCCTTCCGACCCAGACTATGCCACCTACGGAAACAGCAGTGTTACCTATCATCTGGACGGCGCCAATCTGGAGAAGTACAACCGCATCGTATTCTCCATCTATCCCGATTGCGACGGCGCGCGCATCGTCAACATGAACCTCACGTTTCGCAATGCAGATACTCCTGCCAAGAAAGGATATAATCAGCCTTCGGGTTCACACCTCATTAACCTTATTAATAAGGAGTGGAACCAATGCTTCCTCGAAATAGACGAGTATCAGCGCGACAAGGTGATGTCCATCACCTTCAGCACAGCCCTCAAAGGCAAAGACCGGACAACAGGAGATTCAGCTATCTACTACCTGGACAATCTACAACTGCAAACGGTGAAAGCCCCTGAGAAAGTCAGCGGATGGATACCTGCCGATGGAAAAATCTCCTACTCGACAACCGGCTATGCCGTCAACCACCCCAAAACCGCCCTCATCAACACAAACCTCACCATAGACGCCGGAAAGCGCTTCCAACTGCTTACCACGGACGGAAAAGTGGCTTACGAAGGAGACATCCGAAAAGAGAAAACCACTCTCGGAGAATTTGGCCTTATTGATTTCACCTCCTTCAATAATCCCGGAGAGTATCAGCTGAAGGTCGGAACATCGCTAACTCCCACCTTTCGGATTGGAGAACGGCTTTGGGAAGATTCACAATGGAAAGTGCTGAATTTCATCTTTTGCCAACGCTGCGGGCATCCAGTTCCCGGCAAGCATGCCTCCTGCCATGCAGACCTGATGTCCCGGCATGACGGACGCAGTATCTCCTACTCCGGTGGATGGCACGATGCGGGCGACTTGTCCCAGCAGACCCTGCAGACGGGAGATGTGGCTTTCGCCCTGCTCGAAGCCTATAATAAACAAAGAAACACCAACCCCACCCTCGCCGCCCGCCTGCGCGAAGAAGCGGAATGGGGAGTGGAGTTTATGCTAAAGAACCGCTATGGAGACGGCTACCGCGCCAGCAGCATGGGATTGCTAATCTGGCAGGATGGTGTATTCAACACACTGGACGACATATCTTCTGTACGCGTGCAGAACATGGCATTCGACAATTTCCTCTATGCCGGATATGAGGCGTATGCCTCCATGACGCTGGACAACGACCCGATGCAGCAGGAATATCTTCTGCGCGTGGCCGAAGAAGATTTCGCTTTCGCCATGGAGAAATTCAAAAAAGACGGTTTCGACCAGTTCGTCCAGCCTTACGAACACAGTTACAACACTTCGAAAAGTCAGTATATGGCTACCATCTCCTGGTCGGCAAGCCAATTATACAAGCTGACCGGAAAACCTTCTTATGCGGACATCGCCGCCGAATACATCCGCTACACCCTCGACTGCCAGCGCACGGAACCGCTGAAAGACAAAGACGGGACACGCGGATTCTTCTACCGGGACAAATCCCGCAAATCCATCGTACATTACATACACCAGTCGCGCGAGCAGGTCTATATGCAGGCTATGGTGATGCTTTGCGAAACCCAGAAGGAGCACCCCGATTACCCTAAATGGGTGAATTCCATACAACTATATGGAGACTATCTGAAAGGAATGATGAAATATACCCATCCCTACGGTATGATTCCAAGCGGTGTTTACCATGCAGAGGAATATAAGGATACCACCAACTTCTACGCCCTCCATCTGTTTCCACCTGCCAATGCCAAGGAACTGTACACGGAACAGATTAAACGAGGAGTACAACTGGACAAAGAGCACTACATGAAACGCTTCCCCGTGTGGTTCAACATTTTCAACGGCAATACCGCCATCCATCTTTCCAACGGAAAGTCCGCCGCCATCTGCGGAAACTTCCTGAAGGACAAGGAACTGCTCAACATCGGTCTGGAACAGTTGTACTGGACCGTAGGCAAGAATCCTTTCGGACAATCCTTGATTTATGGAGAAGGACACAACTATCCGCAACTGAATACCTTCTCTTCGGGAGAAATGACAGGAGAGATGCCCGTTGGTATCCGTACCCTGGGTAACGACGATGTCCCCTATTGGCCGCAAACCAACAATGCCTGTTATAAAGAGGTATGGGTTACCTCGGCAGGCAAATGGCTGTCTCTGACTGCGGAATATTAGATAATGAAGAATTAATAACTGATAAATTACAAATTATGAAACATCTGCTTATTTTATTGTTTACGGCTTGCACCTTGCTGACGTACGCACAAGTCCCCGAAGGTTATCCGGCAAACTATGCCAAAGCTCCTCGCTTCAAGGCCTTGATTTATTACACGCAACATGCGGAAGAAGCACACGTACAATTTGCAGAACAAGCAACCACTTTCTTCAAGAAGCTCAATTACGGTGACGGCTTTGTTCTGGATATTACTACCGATTTTTCAAAATACCCATACGAGAAACTGAAAGAATACAATGTCATTATCATGCTTAACACATCCCCCAACACCAAGGCCGAACGCGATGCTTTTGAGCAATATATGGAAAACGGAGGCGGTTGGGTAGGTTTCCACGCAGCTGCCTACAACGACAAAAACACGCATTGGCCCTGGTTCGTTAAGTTTCTTGGTGGTGGGGTGTTCTATTGCAACAACTGGCCTCCCCAGCCGGTATTGGTCGAAGTCGACAACGAAGAACATCCCGTTACCAAGAATCTGCCTGCATCATTCGTGGCTCCCGCCAGCGAATGGTACCAATGGACTCCCAGCCCCCGCCAGAATAAGGACGTAGAAGTACTCTTGTCCCTATCGCCCAAGAACTATCCACTGGGTATCAAGGATGTAGTGAATTTTGGCGACTTCCCCATCGTATGGTCCAACAAGAATTACAGAATGATTTACCTGAATATGGGGCATGGTGACGAAGAGTTTATCGACGGTACACAGAACCTGCTATTAGTTAATGCTTTCCGCTGGGTAGTGAGCAAAGACAAAAGCGGCAACCCGTTCCTCAAATAAAACGGTTTCCATAACAGCAATCAAGAGAATAAATAGGGGATAATTCCCCTATTTCCTATGTTAACACTACGTTTTTATGCCGAAACAGATACTTTTCGAAGGAAAAGTATCTGTTTCGGTCGTTTTATATAGATACCCTTGCCAGTTCCCAACGGGCCGAAATGACAGTTTCATATCGTTGAAACCAAAAGTTTCACTTGCTGAAACTTTTAGTTTTACGAAAGGAAACTAAAGGTTTTCCTTAATGAAACCAATTATTTTCCCAATTAAAACTTCTCGTATTTAGCCTCAAAACTAAAAGTTTCATGCTGAGAACTAAGATAATAGCCACTTTTACGATTCACCCAATAAATAGGAGGCATCATCTTTTAGAAAGATTGGAAAGCGTGATAGATGGTTGTAACGTTTTTTATCTGTCACGGGTATCTATCACGCTTTAATTGATTTATAATCAAAACAATACACCCATTTGCGTGATAGCATGACAGATGTTTTGCCAAAACAAACTTTGTGAAGGAACAAAAAATCCCCGGTATTATTCACAAGGAAATACCGGGGACTCTTCAGAAAAAAACAATCAAAACTTATAACCAGCCAGGGTTCTGTGTCAAGCCACCTTTAGCTCTATCCATTTCCGACTGGTCAATTGGAAAGTATCTGAACTTCTCCGTCCAACCTTTGTTACCTAAAATCTCTGTTCCTTTATCGAAACGCAGAATATCAAACCAACGCTGCATTTCATCCATAAACTCATACCCACGCTCTTCAAAAAGAATATCCAACAGCTCCTGTTTGCTCTTTCCGGCCAAGTTGATACGATGCTCTTTGTCTTTGAAAGCGCGGTCTCTGACCTGGTCGAACCAGCCTTGCGCATCGGCACTGGCAGTTCCGTTGATGCGTACATCAAGCTCCACAGCCAGCAGCAAAACATCGGCATAACGGTAAATACGCCAAGAGTTATAATAGTTATCCGTAGGATTCACCGTAGACGTCGTCTCCTTTCTCGGATGAATCTTATAGTGCCCCAGACCCTCGTAATTTTCCTGCTGGTCACTGACTTGGAAAGCACTTCCTGCCGGTAGTTCACCTTTGGCCACCATTTCTGCCACTTTTTTAGCCTCGTCCGCATAGACAATGACTGTTCCCTCACGGCGCGTATCACCTTCCTTAAACATGTTGTAAACAGTACTCGGCATGGTATTCTGCCCATAACCTTCGCCCAAGCCGCCCTGCTCGGCACTTCTCGGGTCAACAATGTTACGACCACCCAAAGAACGTGCAAGACCAAACCCTTCACCGGAGTTATTGCCGGCATAACATACCTCAAAGATAGATTCCGCACACCATTCTCCGTCTTTCACCCATAAGTTTTGATAATCAGGGTTCAACCGGTATCTTCCACTGGTGATTATTTCTTTCATGTCATTCAATGCCACCTGATATTTAGTCTCATCACGATGGAACAAAATAATTTTGGCACGAAGCAGCTTGGCAGCATCCCGGCAAACGCGTCCCTGCTGTGTAGCACTGCGCTGGGGCAGATACTTAGTCACTTCGTCATCCAAGTCACCCATCATAAACTCATAAATTTCTTCACGGGTTCCTTTGGCAACGCTATACATTTCACTGGCTGCCAGATAATGTTTGATAAGCGGGAATTGCTCATACCCCATAAACAGATGGTAATAGAAAATGGCACGGTAAAAGCGCGCTTCGGCAGAAATGGAATTGACAAAGTCTGCACTGAGGTTGCATCCGGCCAATTTGTCAATCAACAGATTGGCAGCAATGACTCCATTGAACAAGCCAAAATCCCACTCATTCCACCAAGAACCATATCCCCATGCACCGAAACAAGAAGTCGCGTCATAGGTAAAAGTATCCCATTTCGTCTTGTAAGACCCCTCACCGATACCACCACCGGTTTCGGACTCATCACCCAGCAAAGAAGAGTAAGACCAAACCTCCGGCATACGGGTCTGCATTTCATTCATCACGGCATACAAGCCCTTCATCATATCGTCTTCCGTCTTATAGAATTCGGTTTCTGACACCTGAGTTCTCGGATTCACTTCCAGAAAATCTGAACAAGCTGTGGTCGACAAAGCCATCGCACCCAAAGCCAATACCTTTAATATCTTATTCATTGTATCTAATTTTTAGGTTAATCAAAATGTAATATTCGCACCGATAGTATAAGTACGTGCTTGCGGATATGTTCCCCCGTCAAATCCATCACGTGTTCCCACTTCAGGATCATAACCGCTGTAGTTGGTAATTGTAAACAGATTTTCGCCCTGCACAAAGAAACGCAGCCCCTTGACGCCGACACGCTGCAACATCTGTCCGGGCAGACTATAGCCAATCTGCAACACTTTCAAACGCATATACGAACCATCTTCCACAAAAAAGTTTGAAACCTGATAGTTATTGTTGTCACCATCTATCACACGTGGCACCCAATTGGAAGTGCCTTCACCATGCCAACGGTTCAGCCAAGATTTGTCGTAGTTACCAAAAGTCACATTGGAACGTCTGTACAGTTTATAAATGTCGTTTCCGATACTTCCCTGGAAGAATGCACTGAAATCAACTCCTTTCCAATCGGCAGAAAGAGTGAATCCATATGTCCAGTCAGGGTTCGGCTTGCCTATCATGGTACGGTCATCACCATTCAACCCATTTTCACCATCCAAATCTTTAAAACGAATATCTCCAGGCTTGGCATTCGGCTGTATCAGCTGAGTCTTTCCGTTAGAATCTACGTAGGTATAGCTATCTATCTCCTGCTGATTCTGGAAAATACCATCATGCAAGTAACCGTAGAAGAAGCCGTACGGACGCCCGTTCTCTCTCCAACTGACCTGGCCGCCCATACCACCGCCGATATTATTGAGACCGACACGGTCGGGGCCCTGGTCTGTTACGGTATTCTTCACATAAGAAGCATTTCCATTGATACCCAGATTCACTTCACCCACCTTAAAGCGATAGGACGCTTCGAACTCGATACCTTCGTTC
This genomic window contains:
- a CDS encoding glycoside hydrolase family 9 protein; this encodes MRKTLLFLYLLSLGSIAAYGQTRLTQDPKLERQLHESGLIHQPLPLDIENSFETNGWKKEVLQSAPLTRSAGTEGWSHSGAGSMSFSTEKTVSGKGSIKLQFSTFTGKRATGSPSDPDYATYGNSSVTYHLDGANLEKYNRIVFSIYPDCDGARIVNMNLTFRNADTPAKKGYNQPSGSHLINLINKEWNQCFLEIDEYQRDKVMSITFSTALKGKDRTTGDSAIYYLDNLQLQTVKAPEKVSGWIPADGKISYSTTGYAVNHPKTALINTNLTIDAGKRFQLLTTDGKVAYEGDIRKEKTTLGEFGLIDFTSFNNPGEYQLKVGTSLTPTFRIGERLWEDSQWKVLNFIFCQRCGHPVPGKHASCHADLMSRHDGRSISYSGGWHDAGDLSQQTLQTGDVAFALLEAYNKQRNTNPTLAARLREEAEWGVEFMLKNRYGDGYRASSMGLLIWQDGVFNTLDDISSVRVQNMAFDNFLYAGYEAYASMTLDNDPMQQEYLLRVAEEDFAFAMEKFKKDGFDQFVQPYEHSYNTSKSQYMATISWSASQLYKLTGKPSYADIAAEYIRYTLDCQRTEPLKDKDGTRGFFYRDKSRKSIVHYIHQSREQVYMQAMVMLCETQKEHPDYPKWVNSIQLYGDYLKGMMKYTHPYGMIPSGVYHAEEYKDTTNFYALHLFPPANAKELYTEQIKRGVQLDKEHYMKRFPVWFNIFNGNTAIHLSNGKSAAICGNFLKDKELLNIGLEQLYWTVGKNPFGQSLIYGEGHNYPQLNTFSSGEMTGEMPVGIRTLGNDDVPYWPQTNNACYKEVWVTSAGKWLSLTAEY
- a CDS encoding DUF6377 domain-containing protein, producing the protein MMRILILIIMLLPCSLGMYASAIDSLLSVLDKTIVMRRQYEEEKERYISLIKDELKQGRLTDMERYLIQNRLFAEYNSYISDSALHYINENILIATRLNNRQWINSSILNKVHILNTSGLFVEAMELLKSLPRNTLEGENIVDYYVCFENLYLYQAEYATDRNYVNNYLRIANLYRDSIISLVPEDTYRYVVVHAPQLIDQGKSQEAICLLKNFLPRLKSNTREYAVATSILAFAYHVVGNKQKEMEARISSAIADIRAVVKENYSLCALAELLYGMGDLERANHYIKISMEDANYYTTRLRSSQNSKMLPLIDRAYQQEKEIQQQRQRMFITGICILSVFLLLTVLCVLWQMKKLSYARKKVVAANSQLSILNSELKKLNKSQHEANERLLHTNQTLTEANHIKEEYLGRFLSLSSSYISKMEEYRRILNKQAAAGKLEELYRTLKSDRFINQELKEFYHNFDVSFLKIFPNFVEEFNRLLPVEEQLHPKNEELLVTELRIFALIRLGITDSARIAEFLRYSITTIYTYRSKLKNKSLCKEDFEERVMKITSF
- a CDS encoding RagB/SusD family nutrient uptake outer membrane protein gives rise to the protein MNKILKVLALGAMALSTTACSDFLEVNPRTQVSETEFYKTEDDMMKGLYAVMNEMQTRMPEVWSYSSLLGDESETGGGIGEGSYKTKWDTFTYDATSCFGAWGYGSWWNEWDFGLFNGVIAANLLIDKLAGCNLSADFVNSISAEARFYRAIFYYHLFMGYEQFPLIKHYLAASEMYSVAKGTREEIYEFMMGDLDDEVTKYLPQRSATQQGRVCRDAAKLLRAKIILFHRDETKYQVALNDMKEIITSGRYRLNPDYQNLWVKDGEWCAESIFEVCYAGNNSGEGFGLARSLGGRNIVDPRSAEQGGLGEGYGQNTMPSTVYNMFKEGDTRREGTVIVYADEAKKVAEMVAKGELPAGSAFQVSDQQENYEGLGHYKIHPRKETTSTVNPTDNYYNSWRIYRYADVLLLAVELDVRINGTASADAQGWFDQVRDRAFKDKEHRINLAGKSKQELLDILFEERGYEFMDEMQRWFDILRFDKGTEILGNKGWTEKFRYFPIDQSEMDRAKGGLTQNPGWL
- a CDS encoding ThuA domain-containing protein, producing the protein MKHLLILLFTACTLLTYAQVPEGYPANYAKAPRFKALIYYTQHAEEAHVQFAEQATTFFKKLNYGDGFVLDITTDFSKYPYEKLKEYNVIIMLNTSPNTKAERDAFEQYMENGGGWVGFHAAAYNDKNTHWPWFVKFLGGGVFYCNNWPPQPVLVEVDNEEHPVTKNLPASFVAPASEWYQWTPSPRQNKDVEVLLSLSPKNYPLGIKDVVNFGDFPIVWSNKNYRMIYLNMGHGDEEFIDGTQNLLLVNAFRWVVSKDKSGNPFLK